TTTAACGATAGGTCTGGAATGATTGGTGAAGTGCCAGGTAAAAATTGTGTTAAATCATTAGCAAACCAAATAAATTTTGCAAAATCATATTGTGCTAAAAAAACTGTAATCGTTGTGCCCATAAACAAAAGGATAAGCGATAAACTTACCGCTAATGTACTTGAACTAAATAATGTACCGAGCATAAAGGCAAATAAAATCGTCATAAACATGGATGCTGAGTTTAATAAAATTGTTTGTGCATAGTTTGTTTCTAAAGTTTGCTCAATCACTTGCCCATCTACAACTGATAGTATAGTTACTGGATCTGTGTTAAATAAGAAAAAGCTAATCAAAATTCCAACAGCAATGCTCGATACAAAAATCGCCGCGCCATACAAACAAGAAGCAACAAGTTTTGATAATAATATTTTCCAACGCACTGCAGGACGTGTTAATAACATTTTAATTGTTCCTGTTCCAAATTCATTGGAAACAATAGAGGCAGAAATGACCATTGTAAAAATACCAACAATTATTAATATAAAGTTTAACAGTTGATTTACGACATCTTGAAACAAAGTCGCATCGACTGCTGGTAAATCATGAGCAATACGATATTCTGTCATTAAAATTTCTTCGTTGTAATATTGAATATCTTCTTCGGCTATTCCTGGACTGTTTAGTACCTCTTCATAATGAGCAATCCATTCATTATTTACTTCTTTGCGGAGTTCTGGTGTGCTTTGATCAATTTCAAAATATTTGTTTGCACCTAAAAGTGCTGCCACTCCTAAAAGGACAATGGCAAACATGATCCATGCATTTTTTTGCGCCCAAATTTTAATCCATTCATTTTTAACGTATTGCATCGATTGCACCTCCACCTGTCAATTCGATAAATTGGTCTTCTAAACGTTTTTCAATAGGTTGAATTGTATATATGTCAATACCTGCTTCTACCATCTTACGCACAAAATTTGGTACTTCCTCTTTTGTGATAGTTACTACAAATCCCTCATTTTGTCGTTTTGCTTTATCCCCTGCAAAGGATGCAAATTGTTCCTTTTGAACAACTTCGATGTAATATTCGCTGACTGTTTCTTCCTTTAGCTCACGAATATCAATAATTTCACCATTTTGAATAACAGCAATGCGATCAACCATAAGTTCAATTTCTGATAACAAGTGGCTAGATACGACTATAGCCACATTATCTTCCTCAGCGATTCTACGTAAATACATGCGAAACTCACGAATACCTGCTGGGTCGAGTCCATTTGTTGGTTCATCTAAAATTAAAAACTTAGGTCGGTGAAGCATTGCCTGTGCAAGACCTAGTCTTTGACACATCCCTAGGGAATAAGTTTTTACCTTTTCATGAATACGATTTTGTAATCCAACTTGCTCCACTACCTCATCGATACGTGATTTCGGAACGTTATGCATACGAGCGAAATGCTGTAAGTTTTTATAGCCGCTCATATATTTATACATTTCTGGATTTTCAACAATCACCCCAACATGACTTATTGCTTGCTCGAAGTTTTGTTGAAGTGACTTTCCATTAATGATTACTTCACCGCTCGTTGGATGCATTAAACCGGTCATCATACGTATTGTCGTTGTTTTCCCAGCACCATTTGGCCCTAAGAAACCGGTAATTTGCCCCGGATAAAAGTCTAAATTGACACTTTTAATAATGTGTTTTCCTTTAATCGTTTTATTTAAGTTTTTGATTTGCACAATTGGCATTGTCATTTACCGCACCCGCTTTTCATATAGATTTTTCATCCAATTAACTGTATCCTCGCCGCGTTCATGACGAATCTCTTCGACGACATCCATTGCACAAAGATGGCCGTCTTTTAATAACATGACTTGATCTAAAATTGGTTCTACTTCGTTTACCTCATGGGTTGACATCACAACCGCACAATGCTCAGTATCGATAAATTTAATAATTGCTTTCATTAAACTTTCTCTCGCTAATGGGTCAAGACCAGCAAACGGTTCATCCAGTAGATATAGGTCCACTTCCCGTGCTAAAAATGTCGCCAGTTTGATCCTTGCTCGATTTCCTTTTGATAAACTACCAAGCTTTACGTTTATCGGCACTTGTAAAAAAGAAGCAATCTCTTTTGCCTTTTCGTTGGAAAAATCATCAAACTGGCTTTCGTAAAAGGCAAATACTTCTTCACCTGTTAGCTTTTCATAGAACAGGTCGATATCGGGAAGATAAGCTATTTTATTTGTGTGACGTCGCGTTACTTTTTCACCATTTAATTCGATTCGCCCTGACGTTGGAGTTAAAATACCAGCCATCAATTTCAAAAGCGTCGATTTCCCACTACCATTCTCTCCTATTAGTCCAATAATTTGTCCTTTTGGAATGGAAAATGTTAACCGTTCTAAAATTGTTTTCCGTTTATATTTGAATGACAGTTGCTGTACCTCCATCCTAGCTATCCCCTTTCTTCTTTTGTAGTACTTCGATAATTTCGTCGACTGTAAAACCAAAAGATTCAATGGAGGAAACAAACTGCATTGCCACTTGTTCCTTCATTTGCTCACGTATCTTATAAATGACGTCATTTTCAGTCGTAATAAATGTCCCTTGTCCCCGTTTCGTTTCGGTTAATTCCAACATTTCCAACTCCTTATATACTCGCTGTACCGTATTAACATTGACACCTGACTCAAGAGCAAACTCTCGTACAGAGGGTAACTTATCACCTGGATGGAGCTTTCCTTTTATGACATCGCCACATATTGTTTCAACAAGCTGTAAGTAAATCGGTCGATCTTTTACGAAATCCATTGTCATCGTGTGATCACCCTTTCAATCCACTTACATGACAGTATATAAATTAAAATAAATACTAAACTCGCCACAATTTCTTCCACTAAATAAAAGTCATGAAATAAAGATAGACCAATTTCGCTAACTGTAAATATCGGTAAGTAATCGTTGAGATTGGATAACTGCACTTTGCCAATTTGTAAAAATGTAAAGTTTGGCAAACGATTTAACAGCTCTAACAATAAAATGACAGTAATAAACATTACGACATAGCTTAACTTACCAATATAACGGGCAAGTTGAGTTTTCAGCCCTGTTAAAAATAAAACAACGACTATAAAGAAAAGGTACGTCAGCATAACAATAATCAGACAAGCAATCCCTAATATTAAATATTGCAAGATTGTTCCTACAATTAAATCACCCACAAAGAAAAAACCAATAAAAGCAATGACGTTTAAAACGATCAGACTAATAGCATGATAGACAACCTTTGCTCCAATTAATGTGTATATGGACTGACTATTATGAAGCCATAACTCTTTTGATTTTATGTCACGATTTAAACTACTTGTAAACACAAAAATGGATAAAATTCCAATAAAAAATGCAGCAACTATCGTCATTACGAAGCGTATATTATTGACATTGTAGGTATGTTCACTTGGAAATATCTGCAAGATTACTACTGGCCCTAAAAATACAACTAAACCCACAAGCCCAGCCATTACATAATTAAACAACCCGTAATGTCGATGTTCCTGAATAACTAACCCTAAAAATTTATTCATACCGATCCTCCAGTAATAGTGTACTAGTGAAATAGTACACTATGTTTTGAAAATGTGCAATACAAAAAGTAAAATATTTGAATATCGCGTTTTCCTTATAGGTTAAAGAGAGCTTTATAGTCATTGTTTTAGGGGATTTTTTTATTTAGAAATTGTCGGTTCTTTAGACCGTAAAATGAGGCAGAATATGGAGGCTACTTAAACTTAAAATATCTGTAGAAGGTAGTAACGAAATCAAGCTTATTCATTGTACAATCCTCTTAAGAATGTTTCCCTGTTTATATTTTTGTATAATTATTTAGTCATTGTTCTATAGTGGTGTAATTGAGATTTAATTTTTGGCATAGATCCATCTAGTTAGATGCATTTTTAACGAATATCTAACTTGTTAGCAAGGAGAAATCATATGAACGACAAGATAGACACCCCAGAGGTTATACTGCTTTCTGACCCAACAAAACAGTTAGCGCATCCTTTTACTAATAAAAGAATCGTCTTTACCGGTGCCCTTTCCACTATGACACGTTCGGAAGCAGCGAAAAAAGTCCGTGCTTTAGGAGGGATTTTACAAGGAGCAGTTACAAAGGAAACGGATTTCGTTATACTTGGCAAGAAACATCGTGGTATAAGCATTAAACATTTAAAGGCTAAACAGTTAATAAGCCTTGGTTTTGATATACAAATTATCCTTGAAGATGATTTTATTTGGATTTTATCTATACAAGTAGATGATATACCGGTAACTTCTATTGAGGATTATTAATTGAATTATATAAGTGTACAATTTTATTAAATTTGTGATACATGACTGATATGAATGTATGGTCACATTATTACTGGCAATATGTTCTGACTAGTAAACGTAAGTCTACTTGTCTCCCACCCATAGGCTAAAAAAATTCAATCTAATTTCTATTGTTCACGAAACATTTAATTTCAACGAATTCCTAATTGAGTTCAGTAACAAATCTTTAATCCCCCCTACCCTAGATTCGGCTGCCTTTTTTTAGTTAGCTTTAACATCGCTACTATAAGAAAACTAACAATCACGAGTAAAAGCCAAGAACTTACCTTTCCTAGATGAACAAGGCTCCACGCTTCAACTTGATTTGGATATTGCCACGCTCCAAAGTAGGTTGCAATGTTTTCTGCTATCCAGATAAAAAACCCAATGAGTACAAATGAAAAAACAATAGGCATACGGTAGCGAGTGCCATTCACCTCATAAGTAACACTCGATTTCCAGAACACTACAATCACAAGTCCAGATAGCCACCAACGTATATCAAACCAATAATGATGAGTAAAGAAATTTAAATAGATGGCTGCAGTTAAAGGAACGACTAGTAAAAACGGTGGCCACTTCACCAGTTCAACATCCAACCTTCTCCAAGCTTGGCAAAGATAACTTGCTACACTTGCATACATAAATCCACTATACAAAGGCACACCCCAAATTTTTGAGTACCCTTCATCAGGATAAGACCACGAACCCATATGCACTTTAAAAAATTCTAACGTAAGACCGATAAAGTGAAACAATGTAATAACCTTTAATTCATCCTTCGTTTCTAGCCCTGAACGTATCATCCACCACTGCATTAACACACATATAATTAGCAACCAATCATATCGTGGAAGGAATGGAAACGGTATAATCTGGGTAATTGCTAAAGAGACAAAAATAACAACGGGAAACAAACAGGATAAAGCCTGCTCCCAACCAAATCGGACAAGTTGTTTTACCATTCTCAAGTTATGCCTCCTTAGATCTTCATTCTGACTTTTTATCGTTTAACAATATTTTATTATCGATTTATATAACTTCATTATTATCAAAATGGTTCCCTGAAATTTCCCCCCTTTCCTTAATCTTTTCAAAGTATCTATTTACATTAATAGAGATTCTGGCCCATTAAAAATTAAAAAAGACGCAAATTCATCCTCTGAAAATGCGCCCTATATGACAACTCATTTTATTAAACAAGCCGTTCAGTATTAATAGCAAATATAGATTAAAAGCGAAAACTCGAGTAACGCAATTGTTGCTTAGACAAAATACGATTGGAGTTTTCGCTTTGTATAATTAGTTAATCAAATTGATATTGACATTGGCTCTTTTTTAATTTTTCACCAACTGCAGAAGAGCCTAACGTCCTTTCAGTTAGCAATTTCCAAGAGTCCAAATCAATGGATTCCTCTACTCATTTTCAATATTTTTATATAAATCTCGTAGTTCACGTTTTAAAATTTTGCCGCTTGGATTTTTTGGTAATTCATTGGTAATGGCAATATACTTCGGTACTTTAAATTTTGATAGTTTTTCTTTACAAAAATCGATGACTGCCGATTTTGTAATAGTTGCTCCTGCTTTTGGTACGACAACCGCTGTAATGGCTTCAATCCAATAGGCATCCGGTACACTAATGACGGCAACTTCAGATACGCCATCCATTTCATAGATCACTTCTTCTACTTCCCTACTTGAAACATTTACACCACCAGTATTAATCATATCTTTCTTACGGTCTACAACTGTAATATAACCTTCCTCATCCATTACACCTAAATCACCACTGTGGAACCAACCATTTCGAAAAGCTTCTGCCGTTTTTTCAGAATCATGGAGATACCCCTTCATCGCATGAGGTGTTCGATGGACAATTTCACCTACTACATTCGGTCCAACTTCTTGATCATTTTCATCTACAATTTTTGTTTGGCAATTTAAAATCGGCTTACCAGCAGATCCTAATTTTCTTAATTGATCTTCAGGCTGTAATACAGTGACGAGTGGGGCAACTTCCGTTTGCCCATAGCAATTCCAAAGTTTCATATGTGGTAGTCGTTCGCTTAATTCTTTAATCACTTCACGCGGCATGATGGCTGCACCGTAGTATCCTTTTCTTAATGAGGATAGATCACGTTTATTAAAATCTGGATGACGTAATAATCCGATCCACACAGTTGGAGGGCAGAAAAGAGAAGTTACCTTCTCTTCTTCGATTGTTTTTAGAATGCTTTCTGGTGATGCTGCACTTAGTACTACGCCACTAGAGCCTACATAAATACTTGGACCTAAAAAGACATGAAGCTGTGCACTATGATATAGCGGTAATGCATGAATAACCACATCATCTGGTTCCATTTTTGCATCAACTACTGTACTGACATATTCACTAATAATGCTCTTATGGGTTAACATGACACCTTTAGGTTTCGATTCCGTTCCACTTGTGTACAACACATGGGCTAAATCATCATCATCTAAATCCACATCTAATGGATGACTGGACTTCCCTTCTCTTTCTTGTGCTAACAGTTTCCAATGAGAAAGCGCTTTCTGATCATTCTTCTCAACTTCCATTAAATAACGATATTTAATATCGAGACCTCTCGCAGCTTCGTCCATTATTGGGGCATATTCCACAGAAGCAATTATTCCTGTAACACCAGCATGATCTAATATATATGCAATATCTTTCACTGTGAGCATATAATTTAATGGGATCATGACCGCACCAATTCGGGCTAAAGCAAAATTAACAATAATAAAATCTAAACTATTTTTTGATAGAATACTAATCATGTCACCTTTTTTAATCCCGGCTTCATGAAATGCATTTGCGGACTTGTTTACTTGTTCATCTAATTCTTTGTAGGTTAATTGTTTTTCTTCATATCGGATCGCTACTTTTGTGGGATATCGATCTTTCGTCCGCTCTAAAAGATCTCCTAAAGTGTTCCTTCTTGCCCTTTTTCCGATGGAATCCACTTCCAATTTAATATCTAACTCCATAACATCAACTCCTATTTATCTTCATAGGTGTTTTTCGTGATAGATTCTTCTATATTTATTTTATTCACGAATATGGTTAAACATGATTTAGGGACCTCTCATGATAAATAGGTTTTCCAGGACAAAAGATAATTCCATAAATTATAAACTAATATTTTTACGAAATATCAGTTTTTAGGTAAATTACTTTTTTTGATAGTTTTTAATTATTGATGGGTTACTTAATTCGTATTCTAAATAAAAAAAACGTCAAAACCCTTATTAATTAAGGATTTTACGTTTTCTAATACTTAATACTTTAAAACTAGTAGCCAATCACATTTAAAAAAATTGCCGCAATAATTCCGATTCCAATTCCGATAGTAAAATAATACATATACCTCATCCCTCTCGACGTTAGTTCTTACTATTTTTACCTTATGTATTCCGGATTATACAAAAAGTGTAAACTGGATTTTCCATTAATTCCTAAATACACCTTGTAATTGCCGCTACATTCGGAACAATACTTCAAACAATAGATTTGAAAACTTCCTCTTTTAAAGCAAAATAAAAAAACGACCGAAATGATTAATTTCAGCCGTTTTAAATCGAAGTAACTACTTACTTCCAAATCTATAAGTTAGTCAGCAACCATTTATGTTCTTCCTCATATATACGTTCTTTCCAAGGATTGTTTTCTAAATGACGAATCATCCAACAAAAATACATCGAATAGCCTGGTGCCGTTGCTTGTGGGTGATCAAGTCCACCTGGTATCGTTATAAAACTATTATTTTCAATACGATATGCGTCTGGACCTACCATTGCACATCCAAAGCCTTGCTCCTTATCAAAGCGATAATAATACACTTCTGGTTGATCATGATAATGGGGCGGATAGCTAGACCAACGACCTGGATGGGAAATTACTTCACCAATGACTAGATTTGAATAGGGAGCCGTTTCATAATCAAAGATTGTACGGATTGTGCGGGTAGCAGTATTTTCCCATACGCCTTTACCTAAATCTTCGTTTGGACAATCCTCCGGCGTATAAAGTTTACTAGAAAAAGTGACATTATTAGTTGTTTTTTGTACTAATACTTCACTCCTATCAAATGCTTCAAGCTTTATTTTTACGTTTTTACAAACATGTAAGCAATGAGGTGATTCAGTAAAAATATCTTGTCGCTGGACAACCGCAGATTCAGTTTCCCAGGATAGTTTCACATGAGCAACTAAGGGAAGAATGGCCATCTCCTGTATTGAATCATGAAGTGTAATACTTTCTCCTGCTTCAAGTACATGAATACCAATATCCATCAGCATATTTGTTTCATCGTTTCTTGCTGTTAGCTCATGATATCCTCCAATTAAATCATCTAATTTTTTATACATGCTGTAATCCCCCCTCCGTTATTTGATGGTGACTATTAAACATACGGATATGACGTGAGACGTTATCGTAAGCACCTTGGATTAACTGATTATGAAGTGCATAGTAATCGTTAAACGGAACATTCTGGTTCACGCTTTGTTGAACAGATTGGAAGGTTGACGTCGCCACATTAATTTTCCGAACGCCGAGTTGAATACTTTTTTGAAAATCTTCTTTTGAAATGCCAGAACCACCGTGTAAAACAAGTGGTACGTTTACTTTTTTCTGGATTTCGTCTAGCCTATCAAATTGAAGTTTTGGTTTTCCTTTATAAACTCCATGTGCATTCCCATAGGCTACTGCTAAAGCATCAACTGGTACTTCTTCTACAAATCGAGCTGCATCTTGGATGGAAGTAGATAACATTTCTATTTCTACACTGCCATCCTCTGAACCGCCAACCTGCCCTACTTCTGCCTCAAAGGATGCATGATATTGCATTGCAAGACGCTGTATTTTTTTGGAGTTTGATATATTCAACTCTAATTGTTCGTGAGAGCCGTCGTACATAACAGATGTAAAGCCTAGCTCAAGAGCTTGCAAGATCGTTTCTTCTGTCAATCCATGATCTAAATGCACAACGATTGGAACACTAGATTGCTTTGCAGCTGCAATCATTGCTGGTCCAATTAAATGTAGAGGTGATTGCTTTAAACGTACTTCGGCAATTTGAAGTATGATCGGTGCCTTTAAATCCTCTGCGGCCCGTACTGCACCTTGAATCATTTCAATACTAGCGACGCTAAAGGCGCCTATTCCAAATTGGTGCTTTGTCGCATATGCCAAGCTTTCCTTTAAAGTAACGAGCATTTCTTCACCTCCCTATAGACCCGCAATTTCACGAATATATTGTCGTGCATTTTTTGCATATTCAAATGGGTTAGCTTTTGCTGGATCTTGTTCTGCTTCTACAATAATCCACCCTTCATAGTTTGACTGTGCGATTAGTTGAATAATAGGTTTAAAATCAATACTACCATCACCTGGCACAGTAAAAACACCTTCTTTAATTCCTCGAAGAAAGCTAAGTCTTTGCTCCTTCACGTTTTTCAAAACACCATTCCGTACATCCTTAAAATGAATATGCGCAATACGATCACTATGATTTTGTAAAACGCGAAGATAATTTTCACCAGCAAAATACAAATGACCACAATCATATAGAAGAGACACAGTATTTGGGTTTGTTCTTTCCATTAACTGATTTATTTCTTCTTCTGTTTGGACACCCGTTCCCATATGGTGGTGATAAACTAACGTCATATTTTTTTCTTTTGCCAACCGTCCTAACTTATCTAACCCTTCTACTAACAAATTCCACTCTTTCTCAGAAAATATAGGCTTCCCTTCGAAAATAGAGGTATTTAAATCTCCTTGAATGCTATGACCCTGTTCTGAAATGACAATATGTTTTGCGCCCATCTCATGTAAAAAATCACGGTGGGCAATAAAAGCTTTTTCCGTTTCCTCATATGGTTTTGTTGTTAAATATGCACTAAACCACGCTGCTGCAACGGATAATCCCCGTAGCGCCAAAGCATGGTGGAGCGTCTTTGTATCCCGGGGAAATTTATTTCCCACCTCACACCCTACATAGCCAGCTAATGCCATTTCACTTATACATTGTTCAAAGGGAATATGACCTCCAAGCTCAGGCAAATCATCATTTGTCCAACCTATCGGGGCAATCCCAAGTTTAATAGAATGATTGTGTAACATTGGCCCCTCCTAATATTTTCGAGCTTGTTGTAAATTTCTTTGTTGTTCTTTATATACCTCTATGATTGCCTCACTTTTTGCTACTTCCGCCACACCGACATGCCACCATGCTTCATAGCCAGCTGTCATTGTTTTCGGTAACACTTTAATATCGATTAATGTACTAATTGGAGACTTTTTAGCCTCTTCGATAGCAGACTCTAATTCATCTAATGTTGTAACACGGAACGTTTTTAAACCGTAGCCTTCTCCTACTTTGGCATAATCGATCGCTATAACGTCACCGACTGTATCATCTAATTGTTCATCGCGATATCGAAATTCAGTTTTGAAGCTAGGCATTCCGTTTTCCATTTGTAAATTATTAATACAGCCAAAACCTGCATTATCAAAGAGTACGATATTAATTTTTTTCTTTTCTTGTAAACTAGTAACAAGTTCTGAATGGAGCATGAGGAAGCTTCCATCTCCCACGAGAGCATATACTTCCTTTTCAGGCTCTGCTAGCTTTACGCCAAGAGCTGCTGCTATTTCGTATCCCATACACGAGTACCCATATTCCATGTGGTAAGTATAAGGTTCTGTTGTTTGCCATAGCCGCTGTAAGTCTCCAGGTAAACTTCCTGAAGCTGCTGTAATAATACTTGTAGGATGAAGTAATTCATTTAAACGAACGACAACAGCTGTTTGTGTTAACTGTGCGTTTAAGCTTTTCTCATAATCTTTTAATTCCTCATCTAAGTGCCCCGCAATTTCAGGTACAAAATTTTCCGAAACTTTACTACTTGCAAGGCGTTTACGTTCAGTTAACCATTCGTCTTTTAGAACTTTAATATTGTCATTTGCAGTTCGATATTCATTAAGAGCATCAGATAACGCTTCAATACCCCGTTTTGCATCTGCAACAATAGCCACTGCATCTAACTTATTTGCATGGTATGTGGATGCATTAATCGTTAAAACCTGTTTATCCGCAAATAAACTTTTAGATCCCGTTGTAAAATCATTAAAGCGTGTTCCAACGCCGATGATAATATCTGCTTCCTTTGCTGCCTTGTTTGCGGCTAAATTACCTGTTACGCCAATTCCCCCAAGGTTTAGTTCCTCATTTGCTGAAATCGCACCTTTGCCTGCCTGTGTTTCAGTGATTGGAATATTATATTTTTTCGCAAAGTCCAATACACTTTTCTCAGCTCTTGAATACCTTACGCCCCCGCCAATTACGAGAAGCGGCTTCTTATATTTTTTTAATGTTTGTGCTGCTTGCGAAGTAGCTTCTGGCGTTGGCATCCGTCGTTCAATTGTGTGCACACGCTTTTCAAAGAAGCTAATTGGATAATCTCCAGCTTCTCCTTGGACATCCTGTGGAAGTGATATGACTACCGCTCCTGTACTTTCAACACAAGTTAAAACACGCATTGCATTTAACATTGCACTCATTAATTGTTCAGGACGATTGATGCGATCCCAATATTTAGATACAGATTGAAATGCATTATTTGTTGAAATTGTTGGATTATACGTTTGTTCAATTTGCTGTAATACTGGGTCTGGTTGTCTCGTTGCAAAGACGTCTCCCGGAAAAAGTAGTAATGGAATTTCATTGGCTGTTGCTGTTGCTGCTGCTGTGACCATATTGGCTGAACCAGGACCTACTGAAGCGGTGCAGGCAATAATTCTCTTCCGATGATGCTGTTTTGCATATGCCATTGCCGCATGTGCCATCCCTTGCTCGTTTCTTCCTTGGTATACACGTAAATGGCCTCGATCTTCCGCTAATGCCTGACCTATGCCTAACACATTCCCATGACCAAAAACGGTAAATATACCATCAACGAATGGGTG
Above is a genomic segment from Lysinibacillus sp. PLM2 containing:
- the iolD gene encoding 3D-(3,5/4)-trihydroxycyclohexane-1,2-dione hydrolase yields the protein METIRLTTAQALVKFLNAQYVRCDEEEHPFVDGIFTVFGHGNVLGIGQALAEDRGHLRVYQGRNEQGMAHAAMAYAKQHHRKRIIACTASVGPGSANMVTAAATATANEIPLLLFPGDVFATRQPDPVLQQIEQTYNPTISTNNAFQSVSKYWDRINRPEQLMSAMLNAMRVLTCVESTGAVVISLPQDVQGEAGDYPISFFEKRVHTIERRMPTPEATSQAAQTLKKYKKPLLVIGGGVRYSRAEKSVLDFAKKYNIPITETQAGKGAISANEELNLGGIGVTGNLAANKAAKEADIIIGVGTRFNDFTTGSKSLFADKQVLTINASTYHANKLDAVAIVADAKRGIEALSDALNEYRTANDNIKVLKDEWLTERKRLASSKVSENFVPEIAGHLDEELKDYEKSLNAQLTQTAVVVRLNELLHPTSIITAASGSLPGDLQRLWQTTEPYTYHMEYGYSCMGYEIAAALGVKLAEPEKEVYALVGDGSFLMLHSELVTSLQEKKKINIVLFDNAGFGCINNLQMENGMPSFKTEFRYRDEQLDDTVGDVIAIDYAKVGEGYGLKTFRVTTLDELESAIEEAKKSPISTLIDIKVLPKTMTAGYEAWWHVGVAEVAKSEAIIEVYKEQQRNLQQARKY